The following proteins are encoded in a genomic region of Pelodictyon phaeoclathratiforme BU-1:
- a CDS encoding dodecin, translating to MSAHIYKKIELVGSSPTSIEEAVNNAVAKAAETIRNIRWVEILETRCHVEEQKVAYWQVTVKVGFTLDEE from the coding sequence ATGAGCGCTCATATCTACAAAAAAATTGAACTGGTAGGCTCTTCACCGACAAGCATTGAAGAGGCAGTCAACAATGCTGTTGCCAAAGCGGCTGAGACGATCCGAAACATCCGCTGGGTCGAAATCCTTGAAACCCGCTGCCATGTTGAGGAGCAGAAGGTTGCCTACTGGCAGGTCACAGTAAAAGTCGGCTTTACCCTCGACGAAGAGTAA
- a CDS encoding SWIM zinc finger family protein, which yields MEYYWYKRPTSSAPRAVAGGIKAQNKRGAFGQTWWGKEWITTLENFDIGERITRGKSYARKGQVTDLVITAKKGVAAKVQGSRVRPYKVSITLTPYSKEQKELLAQKLTSKPIYIAQLLSGEMPENLARVFKTAGLALFPAKYNDLTTTCSCPDYSNPCKHIAAVVYLMAEAFDQDPFLLFTLRGIDKEEFLRKIGYKRQTATGDDPPAIPEPLPSEHAAFWGYSPSPEPSCTHLSPAVQATMPKRLGSIPYWRSSINFLSAMETTYNLATLLAEKLIDRQRAEQEKVPSESPD from the coding sequence ATGGAATACTATTGGTATAAAAGACCCACCTCCTCCGCCCCAAGGGCAGTAGCCGGTGGTATAAAGGCCCAAAACAAACGGGGAGCATTCGGGCAAACCTGGTGGGGAAAAGAGTGGATTACAACACTTGAAAATTTTGATATTGGCGAGAGAATTACAAGGGGAAAATCTTACGCACGAAAAGGGCAGGTAACCGACCTTGTCATCACTGCCAAAAAGGGAGTTGCGGCAAAAGTGCAGGGCTCAAGAGTTCGCCCCTATAAGGTATCCATCACACTGACGCCCTATTCAAAAGAGCAAAAAGAGCTGTTGGCCCAAAAACTTACCTCGAAACCGATATATATAGCGCAGCTCCTCAGCGGGGAGATGCCGGAAAATCTTGCACGGGTATTCAAAACCGCAGGGCTTGCTCTCTTTCCCGCAAAATACAATGATTTAACAACCACCTGTTCGTGTCCCGATTACTCAAACCCCTGCAAACACATTGCCGCTGTTGTTTACTTGATGGCAGAGGCCTTTGACCAGGATCCTTTTCTTCTTTTCACGTTACGGGGAATAGACAAGGAGGAGTTTCTCAGAAAAATCGGTTACAAACGTCAGACTGCTACCGGTGACGACCCCCCGGCAATACCGGAACCTCTTCCCTCCGAACATGCCGCATTCTGGGGATATTCGCCTTCTCCCGAACCATCATGCACTCATCTTTCACCAGCAGTACAGGCTACCATGCCAAAACGACTTGGCTCAATTCCTTACTGGCGCTCCTCCATAAACTTTTTAAGCGCCATGGAAACAACGTACAACCTTGCTACTCTTTTGGCCGAAAAACTGATCGACAGACAGAGAGCCGAGCAGGAAAAAGTCCCTTCAGAAAGCCCTGACTGA
- a CDS encoding DEAD/DEAH box helicase, which translates to MIALHISIIDGVPLLWSEGKKIGMLKELRLATAGIGMFSLLDNTTKEFCVWLPCREKKAVPSSPLVGAMPDLSDEEQLHAFPITALRLNFNALFELSLLTEKGNIPGSGIIFGSSLHWARQVVKIALNIVRTQSLLPSIIKNDTFWEALWLPLPDSATSLAVEQLADAMPAVCRSLGRTDTQPPETPKKLLLKGLLSFLVNTLSRTFERAGVPKISDFESIHDAWLHALSNSDPRLKWKNEQEIEQFACQLNAWRRPIDLHERSPFRFCLQLTEPPLKGRKKERWHVAYQLQLKADPSLILDAGDLWNPESEASQHALTYTSDCTEFLLTSLGQASGLCPAVTQSLKKKQPGGFDLDTEGAYRFLLEYAELLRSAGFVVKLPSWWIGRRGVNRIGIKTKVKLPSMKGSGSGLTLDRMVACDYAAALGNEELDLQELKTLANLKVPLVRVRGQWTQIDHKELANALHFLEKHPTGELSARELLSTALGAQKKEDALFLRSVEIEGWLQELLEKLSSQGQFELLPPPEHFEGTLRLYQERGFSWLSFLRKWGLGACLADDMGLGKTIQTLALLQRERELGEKRAVLLICPTSVVNNWRKEAERFTPDLAVLVHHGIDRMKTADFRKAASASALVISSYGLLQRDLEFLSKVPWAGIILDEAQNIKNPETKQSKAARTIRADYRIALTGTPVENHVGDLWALMDFLNPGFLGTQHFFKQNFYTPIQWYGDPEASARLKSLTGPFILRRMKSDKSIISDLPDKIEMKEYCSLTKEQASLYKAVVDELQEKIESAEGIDRRGLVLALLVKLKQVCNHPAHLLGDNSAIAHRSGKIKRLTELLGDIREAGEKTLLFTQFTMMGTMLQHYLQELYGEEVLFLHGGVTKKRRDEMVESFQKEEGSSPSIFILSLKAGGTGLNLTTANHVVHFDRWWNPAVENQATDRAFRIGQHKNVEVHKFITTGTLEERIDEMIEKKTTVAGQVLGTGEQWLTELSNNDLRKLIMLGQEAMGE; encoded by the coding sequence ATGATTGCGCTGCACATCTCCATCATTGACGGAGTCCCGCTACTCTGGAGTGAGGGAAAAAAGATCGGGATGCTGAAGGAGTTACGCCTCGCAACGGCTGGAATCGGCATGTTTTCCCTGCTCGACAACACCACAAAAGAGTTTTGTGTCTGGCTGCCCTGCCGCGAGAAAAAAGCTGTCCCATCATCTCCGCTTGTCGGCGCCATGCCCGACCTGAGTGATGAAGAGCAACTCCATGCCTTTCCGATTACCGCGCTTCGGCTGAATTTCAACGCTCTGTTCGAGCTTTCCCTGCTTACGGAAAAGGGCAACATCCCCGGCAGTGGCATCATCTTCGGAAGCTCTCTCCACTGGGCACGGCAGGTAGTAAAAATTGCACTGAACATTGTCAGAACCCAGTCGCTGCTCCCTTCGATCATCAAAAACGATACATTCTGGGAGGCCTTGTGGTTGCCCCTCCCCGACAGTGCCACATCCCTCGCAGTTGAACAGCTTGCCGATGCCATGCCTGCGGTCTGTCGCTCTCTCGGCCGCACCGACACGCAACCGCCGGAAACACCAAAAAAGTTACTGCTCAAAGGACTTCTCTCTTTCCTTGTCAATACACTGTCACGTACTTTTGAAAGAGCAGGGGTGCCAAAAATCAGTGACTTCGAGAGTATCCATGACGCGTGGCTTCATGCATTATCAAACAGTGATCCCCGGCTGAAATGGAAAAATGAGCAGGAGATTGAGCAGTTTGCCTGTCAGCTCAACGCATGGCGGCGTCCCATTGACCTGCATGAGCGATCACCCTTCAGGTTTTGCCTGCAACTGACAGAGCCACCACTGAAAGGGCGGAAAAAGGAGCGCTGGCATGTTGCCTATCAACTGCAGTTGAAAGCGGATCCAAGCCTGATTCTTGACGCCGGGGATCTCTGGAACCCCGAAAGCGAGGCATCACAGCACGCTTTAACGTATACCTCCGATTGTACCGAATTCCTGCTTACTTCCCTGGGACAAGCCTCCGGCCTCTGCCCCGCAGTCACCCAAAGCCTGAAAAAGAAGCAGCCGGGTGGCTTTGATCTTGATACCGAAGGGGCTTACAGATTTTTGCTGGAGTATGCGGAACTGTTGCGAAGCGCAGGATTTGTGGTCAAGCTTCCCTCGTGGTGGATCGGTCGCAGAGGAGTCAACCGTATCGGGATCAAGACAAAAGTGAAGCTTCCCTCTATGAAAGGAAGCGGGTCGGGTCTCACGCTGGATCGCATGGTTGCCTGCGATTATGCTGCTGCACTTGGCAATGAGGAGCTTGACCTGCAGGAGCTGAAAACACTGGCAAACCTGAAAGTTCCGCTGGTACGGGTGCGCGGACAGTGGACACAGATTGACCATAAGGAGCTTGCCAATGCTCTCCATTTTCTTGAAAAACATCCAACTGGTGAACTTTCTGCCAGAGAACTCCTCTCAACAGCTCTCGGAGCACAAAAAAAGGAGGATGCTCTCTTTCTTCGATCGGTTGAAATCGAGGGGTGGCTTCAGGAACTGCTTGAAAAACTTTCCTCTCAGGGACAATTTGAACTGCTTCCACCACCTGAGCATTTCGAGGGAACGCTTCGCCTCTATCAGGAGCGAGGCTTTTCATGGCTCTCATTTCTCCGCAAGTGGGGACTGGGCGCCTGTCTTGCCGACGACATGGGCCTTGGCAAAACCATTCAGACGCTTGCACTGCTGCAGCGGGAGCGTGAACTTGGAGAAAAAAGGGCGGTGCTCCTGATCTGCCCCACCTCTGTAGTCAACAACTGGCGAAAGGAGGCGGAGCGGTTCACTCCGGATTTAGCGGTGCTGGTGCATCATGGTATCGACCGGATGAAAACAGCAGATTTTCGCAAAGCTGCAAGCGCTTCAGCCCTTGTCATTTCAAGCTATGGATTGTTACAGCGCGACCTTGAATTTCTGTCGAAGGTTCCCTGGGCAGGCATTATTCTCGATGAAGCGCAGAACATCAAAAACCCTGAGACAAAACAGTCAAAAGCTGCCCGAACAATCCGGGCTGATTACCGTATTGCCCTGACCGGCACTCCCGTTGAAAATCATGTCGGCGACCTTTGGGCACTCATGGATTTTCTCAATCCCGGTTTTCTTGGAACCCAGCACTTTTTCAAACAGAACTTCTACACGCCGATTCAGTGGTATGGCGACCCTGAGGCTTCAGCACGACTGAAGTCGCTGACCGGCCCGTTTATTCTGCGCCGCATGAAAAGCGACAAGTCGATTATTTCCGATCTGCCCGACAAGATCGAAATGAAAGAGTATTGCTCGCTGACCAAAGAGCAGGCATCGCTCTACAAGGCTGTTGTCGATGAACTGCAGGAGAAAATTGAAAGCGCCGAAGGGATTGACCGGCGGGGCCTTGTACTTGCGCTGCTGGTCAAGCTCAAGCAGGTCTGCAACCATCCGGCACATTTGCTTGGCGACAACTCTGCCATTGCACATCGTTCAGGAAAAATAAAACGCCTGACCGAACTGCTTGGCGACATCCGCGAAGCTGGCGAAAAAACGCTGCTCTTTACACAGTTTACCATGATGGGAACGATGCTCCAGCACTATCTTCAGGAGTTGTACGGTGAAGAGGTACTGTTTCTGCACGGTGGCGTAACCAAAAAAAGGCGGGATGAGATGGTAGAGAGCTTCCAGAAGGAAGAGGGCAGTTCACCCTCCATCTTTATTCTCTCACTGAAAGCCGGAGGAACGGGTCTTAACCTGACAACAGCGAACCACGTTGTTCACTTTGACCGATGGTGGAACCCGGCAGTAGAGAATCAGGCAACTGACCGGGCTTTCCGTATCGGGCAGCACAAAAACGTTGAAGTTCATAAATTTATTACGACGGGCACGCTCGAAGAGCGCATTGATGAGATGATTGAGAAAAAAACAACGGTCGCCGGCCAGGTTCTCGGAACGGGTGAGCAGTGGCTGACCGAACTGTCGAACAATGATCTGCGCAAGCTCATTATGCTCGGACAGGAAGCAATGGGAGAATAA
- a CDS encoding acetate uptake transporter family protein: MNVVNPEAIGLFGLIITVWVFGLEQLGFGLDKETDHAKLGRNLANVALWFGGVAQLFTAVCMFLFDMGLPADIRIYLGTIFATYGLFWVIVALHFYNPGDKKIYAHMFLGIFFITAVFSYKAILLGKIWPLATVLLLINVLTILLPFAWYKQNALITKICGATNVAIGLCALPLLFKSLGV, encoded by the coding sequence ATGAATGTTGTTAATCCGGAGGCTATCGGGTTGTTCGGGCTTATTATCACCGTCTGGGTGTTTGGTCTTGAACAGTTGGGATTCGGGCTTGACAAAGAGACAGATCACGCAAAACTGGGACGCAATCTTGCAAATGTCGCCCTCTGGTTCGGCGGTGTTGCGCAGCTTTTCACGGCTGTCTGCATGTTTCTCTTCGACATGGGGTTACCTGCCGACATAAGGATCTACCTGGGCACTATTTTTGCCACCTACGGGCTTTTCTGGGTTATTGTTGCCCTGCATTTCTATAACCCCGGCGACAAAAAAATCTATGCCCACATGTTTCTTGGTATCTTTTTCATCACAGCGGTCTTCAGCTACAAGGCCATCCTTCTCGGAAAAATCTGGCCATTAGCTACGGTTCTGCTGCTCATTAATGTACTGACCATCCTGCTTCCGTTTGCCTGGTACAAGCAGAACGCTCTCATCACAAAAATATGCGGTGCAACAAATGTTGCCATCGGCCTCTGTGCCCTTCCGCTCCTCTTCAAATCGCTGGGCGTGTAA
- a CDS encoding MFS transporter, producing MTLPAETVLPTNPKPQKRNGLSGQLLTAFPAFESPNFRRYFPGQVISMIGTWIQMVAQGWLVLEITGSAFDVGLAAAASTLPTLFLSLLGGVVVDRYPRRTILLWTQSAAMLLAFVLGLFAVTGTVTIWIILVLSFLLGCVNALNVPALQAFLSEIVEREHLASAIAMNSAIYNGSRVIGPAIAGFLISATGTGTAFLLNGVSFFAVILSLLSMKNTLIEPAAKTSQNPLQSIREGLSYAWGHPVIRTSIFFIAVISIFAWSYVTMLPVIAKRTFGMDASGMGYLYGVSGLGSVVGTVLVSIYSRKIDRLVFIAGGTILFALALIGFTYTTHLPAALFFLFVSGFGLVSAVSTLSATIQGTVDDRFRGRVMSLYMMIFMGFMPIGNLEIGYLSEHFGTGIAIRIGCVVTILAAVTLIFTSRGVRKAYSSYKAS from the coding sequence ATGACTTTGCCTGCTGAAACTGTTCTCCCAACCAATCCGAAGCCTCAAAAGCGAAACGGACTTTCCGGCCAATTGCTCACGGCTTTTCCTGCTTTTGAGAGCCCTAATTTCCGGCGCTATTTTCCCGGGCAGGTGATCTCCATGATTGGCACATGGATACAGATGGTAGCGCAAGGGTGGCTGGTGCTTGAAATAACCGGTTCCGCTTTCGACGTGGGGCTTGCGGCGGCGGCCTCCACACTCCCAACCCTTTTTCTCTCCCTCCTCGGTGGCGTGGTTGTTGACCGTTACCCAAGGCGCACCATCCTGCTCTGGACGCAGTCTGCGGCCATGCTGCTCGCCTTTGTGCTTGGGCTCTTTGCCGTGACCGGCACGGTGACCATCTGGATTATCCTTGTACTCTCCTTTCTTCTTGGCTGTGTGAACGCCCTCAATGTGCCTGCACTTCAGGCATTTCTCAGCGAAATCGTGGAGCGGGAGCATCTTGCTTCGGCCATTGCCATGAACTCAGCGATCTATAACGGTTCACGGGTTATCGGCCCCGCTATTGCAGGGTTTCTTATATCGGCCACCGGAACAGGCACCGCCTTTCTGCTCAACGGAGTCAGTTTTTTCGCAGTCATCCTCTCCCTGCTCTCCATGAAGAACACCCTAATAGAGCCTGCTGCAAAAACAAGCCAGAATCCCCTGCAGTCGATCAGGGAGGGGCTGAGCTATGCATGGGGGCATCCGGTGATCAGGACAAGTATCTTTTTTATAGCGGTCATCTCCATTTTTGCATGGTCTTATGTCACCATGCTGCCCGTGATTGCCAAGCGTACCTTCGGCATGGATGCGTCGGGCATGGGATACCTCTATGGCGTGTCGGGTCTCGGCTCGGTCGTCGGCACCGTGCTGGTCTCCATCTATTCCAGGAAAATTGACCGCCTTGTCTTCATTGCCGGAGGAACAATTCTCTTCGCTCTCGCCCTTATCGGCTTTACCTATACCACGCACCTTCCGGCAGCCCTCTTCTTTCTCTTTGTCAGCGGCTTCGGGCTTGTCTCGGCAGTCTCAACCCTCAGCGCCACCATCCAGGGCACGGTTGACGACCGTTTCCGCGGAAGGGTGATGAGCCTCTACATGATGATTTTTATGGGCTTCATGCCGATCGGCAACCTTGAAATCGGCTATCTTTCAGAACACTTCGGTACCGGTATTGCCATCCGTATTGGCTGTGTCGTGACCATTCTGGCGGCAGTGACTCTCATCTTCACCAGCCGAGGGGTGCGCAAGGCCTACAGCAGTTACAAGGCATCGTAA
- a CDS encoding type II TA system antitoxin MqsA family protein → MRSPITGREMTLKREQRIMGFRKNNYSVQYHYYYCNDSKQQFTTTELDEINLIQVYNQYRDEHNLPFPEEISAIRAAYGLSAAKIAEILGLGTNTYRNYEQGEVPSESSARLIQVAQDPEEFKKIVHLSGALLGKQQEKLTARIEHLIESRKKTSCVDLEEYFLGSKLPDEYSGYRKPSLEKLCEMVLFFAEQLKPWKTKLNKLLFYADFLNFKTTGYSISGARYCAISMGPVPDNFNTIFEWIEKQGDVTVEETEFDNGGTGEQFFPGDGRKFNAEMFSAEELHTLTTVAETFSRISTREIIRISHEEKAWIENVNATNQMISYLKYGFDLKAV, encoded by the coding sequence ATGAGAAGCCCGATAACAGGCAGGGAAATGACCCTGAAGCGGGAACAGCGAATCATGGGATTCCGCAAAAATAACTATTCTGTTCAATACCACTATTACTACTGCAATGATAGTAAGCAGCAGTTCACCACCACCGAGCTTGATGAGATAAACCTGATTCAGGTCTACAACCAGTACAGAGATGAGCATAACCTCCCTTTTCCGGAAGAGATCAGCGCAATAAGGGCTGCCTACGGATTATCGGCAGCCAAAATTGCGGAAATACTCGGGTTAGGAACAAACACCTATAGAAACTATGAGCAAGGTGAGGTTCCCAGCGAATCAAGTGCCCGACTGATACAGGTTGCTCAAGATCCTGAGGAGTTTAAGAAAATTGTACACCTGAGTGGCGCTTTACTGGGGAAACAACAGGAAAAACTGACTGCCAGGATTGAACACCTGATAGAAAGCCGTAAAAAAACAAGCTGTGTTGATCTCGAAGAGTATTTTCTTGGCTCAAAACTGCCCGATGAATATTCCGGTTACAGAAAACCAAGCCTCGAAAAACTCTGCGAAATGGTTCTCTTTTTTGCTGAACAACTTAAACCGTGGAAGACCAAGCTGAACAAATTGCTCTTCTATGCGGATTTCCTGAACTTTAAAACAACAGGGTATTCGATCAGTGGCGCCCGTTATTGTGCAATTTCGATGGGGCCCGTACCGGATAATTTCAACACTATTTTTGAGTGGATTGAAAAACAGGGTGACGTCACTGTTGAAGAAACGGAATTTGACAATGGCGGAACAGGGGAACAATTTTTTCCTGGAGATGGTCGTAAATTCAATGCAGAAATGTTTTCAGCGGAGGAGTTGCATACGTTAACAACAGTCGCCGAAACTTTTTCCCGTATCAGTACCAGGGAAATTATCAGGATCAGCCATGAGGAAAAAGCATGGATTGAAAATGTTAATGCAACGAACCAGATGATCAGTTACCTCAAGTACGGATTTGACTTGAAAGCCGTTTAA